One segment of Plasmodium gaboni strain SY75 chromosome 3, whole genome shotgun sequence DNA contains the following:
- a CDS encoding hypothetical protein (conserved Plasmodium protein, unknown function), with translation MNIEERKKEIQTGIYEQEIFEELGEVLKEKFFKYINEENYEYYIYEEKEDKNLINYNKYDKEFVCKDRKKNNTCITYDHIYSFISFKKFTGKSISIDYNESYKYHNFDLNEEIDNNIEEKIIKNTHSKNIFYDNIKGQIILRIENIKRIINIIKNYTYCIHKLQNEQQQKKNDSSSLNNYPIDFNKLLVKLYNMENYIYEIIKYEQLYDPYWNKNQKYYKYVNNFIYITSQLKNKNRIMKNKNNFNNYKTIYDVLLKYNMDNVTQDDNISSTLRINKLTNIHFLNLLYFKYQNVTTKYLFIHNKLCKYEDLLKSPVCFNDKENISSIFLSFFLFLNICLNENTYKRILNYIYLIKLKLKKKIQYIKHKDDKKLLNMLSNIKDLIMNININNKSNNKLSLYLSSIFNILTLQINDNHKQTLQLYKKLLNCEIKINILSDEVQNINKLTETLNKKLDANIQKWKNIKNKIISS, from the coding sequence ATGAATATTGAAGAGAGAAAGAAAGAAATTCAAACTGGAATTTATGAACAAGAAATATTTGAAGAACTTGGTGAGGTACTTAAAGAAaaattctttaaatatataaatgaagaaaattatgaatattatatatatgaagaaaaggaagataaaaatttgataaattataataaatatgataaagAATTTGTATGTAAGgatagaaaaaaaaataatacatgTATAACATATGatcatatatattcttttatatcttttaaaaaatttactGGAAAAAGTATATCTATTGATTATAATGAAAGCTATAAATATCATAATTTCGATctaaatgaagaaatagataataatatagaagagaaaataataaaaaatacacatagtaaaaatatattttatgataatataaaaggaCAAATTATCTTACgaattgaaaatataaaaaggataattaatattattaagaACTATACATATTGTATACATAAATTACAAAATGaacaacaacaaaaaaaaaatgacaGTAGTagtttaaataattatccTATAGACTTTAATAAATTACTTGtgaaattatataatatggaaaattatatttatgaaattataaaatatgaacaattATATGATCCTTACTGGAATAAGaatcaaaaatattataaatatgttaataattttatatatataacttcTCAACtcaaaaacaaaaacagaattatgaaaaataaaaacaattttaataattataaaacCATATATGATGTATTattgaaatataatatggATAATGTTACACaagatgataatatatcCTCAACACTAcgaataaataaattaacaaatattcattttttaaatttattatattttaaatatcAAAATGTTACTAcgaaatatttatttattcataataaattatgtaaatatGAAGACTTATTAAAAAGTCCAGTATGTTTTAATGACaaagaaaatatttcatCGATCTTTTTATCCTTcttcttatttttaaatatttgtCTTAATGAAAATACATACAAAAGAATACTTAATTATATctatttaataaaattaaaattaaaaaagaaaatacaatatataaaacacAAAGATGATAAGAAacttttaaatatgttatcaaatattaaagatcttataatgaacataaatattaataataaatcaaacaacaaattatcattatatttatcatccatatttaatattctaacattacaaataaatgataaCCATAAACAAACTCTACAATTATATAAGAAACTCTTAAATTGTGAAATTAAAATCAACATATTATCTGATGAAGTTCAAAATATCAATAAACTCACAGAaacattaaataaaaaattagatgcaaatattcaaaaatggaaaaatataaaaaataaaatcatctcatcataa
- a CDS encoding hypothetical protein (conserved Plasmodium protein, unknown function) — protein sequence MELIDAGCFISQMNELLLIDPLYINYVITNYFNNYINDKNVLLPEEGLNGVYFENAKAGLWSSFAIREKTSFSSYNMTEESYGHNSTYNMYSNKGYNNDMVHSFICFNNSELMHQYLTIDKINELEWKTYEAKNSIIGINNEENKSDHVNDNNNNNNNKYNNKYNNNNSVSKYFTNILTIEGGQVGLFCVESIKKCSNILLQKNAKPDINTKEELDLLFNQNMNNLYPWYNKICNMTLSSSITIIDFIDMPIGSVCVSSSDCVFNYLCEVVTDDITGEIWAIRVNFLNPLK from the coding sequence aTGGAGTTAATTGATGCAGGATGCTTTATTTCTCAAATGAATGAACTTCTATTAATTGATCCTCTTTATATAAACTATGTTATtacaaattattttaataattatataaatgataagAATGTATTGTTACCTGAGGAAGGTTTAAATGGTGTTTACTTTGAGAACGCCAAAGCTGGCTTATGGTCATCATTTGCTATAAGAGAGAAAACTTCTTTCTCATCTTATAATATGACAGAAGAAAGTTATGGTCATAATTCTActtataatatgtattcAAATAAGggttataataatgatatgGTTCATTCTTTTATTTGTTTCAATAATTCAGAATTAATGCATCAGTATTTGACCATTGATAAAATTAATGAACTAGAGTGGAAAACATATGAAGCGAAAAATAGTATTATAggtataaataatgaagaaaataaaagtgatcatgtaaatgataataataataataataataataaatataataataaatataataataataatagtgtCTCAAAATATTTCACAAACATACTAACAATTGAAGGAGGACAAGTTGGATTATTTTGTGTTGAatcaattaaaaaatgttctAATATTCTTCTTCAGAAAAATGCAAAACCTGATATTAATACTAAAGAAGAACtagatttattatttaatcaaaatatgaataatttatatccatggtataataaaatatgtaatatgacattatcatcatctattactattattgATTTTATTGATATGCCCATTGGAAGTGTTTGTGTATCTTCATCAGATTGtgtttttaattatttatgtgAAGTAGTAACTGATGATATTACAGGTGAAATCTGGGCAATAAGAGTTAATTTCTTGAACCCCCTCAAATGA